A window of Poecilia reticulata strain Guanapo linkage group LG23, Guppy_female_1.0+MT, whole genome shotgun sequence genomic DNA:
CAAAAACTTGCTGACAAGTTCAGGTGAGTCCAGCCtctcaaaatgtgatttttcaacCGGCAGTCTTATCCCAGGACTTAATACCAATGATTGCAGCGGTGTTGTTAGTCTTTTGTATTTAATCTCTTTTGATAGCTGAGCATTTTTAAGATATATCTTTACAGAAAGgttcatatttttaatcaaaaacaataagtaCAGTGTAAAAGCAGTTGTTTACTTAcagattttttctgtttttgcttttaactctTAAACATTTCCAACTTAAGCATTAAATATccagagaaaatacaaatagtAGTGTCTAAAATGTAGATTTCTGAACCAACTTGGCCCTGCGTGATGATTTAATTCCCTCTCAGAGGACATTGTGGTCACTTTGTGACTTtaaattcaaacacattttgggTTTTCCAGCGGGACAACAATGAAATTTGCACACCAGCAAACAAGCCCACTTCTGATTGGCTCAGAAAGATTAAATAAGAGTTTCAAAGTCTTGAATTCAATCTGATTCTGTTTCAAGTCTGCAAACAGGCTGTTCATTCTTATAAACCttccaatattaaaatgaattcgATCTGAAACAACAATGTGACATAAAGTGGAAGAAGTAaactctttcacacacacaataaacatattttaatttttggaaaaaaagctcaaattaaactcttatttttattgattttgattCTGATCTGCATACAAACCAGTTGAATCTTGTGTAAACAAGATTCTAATGTCTAAATAAACTTTCTAAAAATTCATAACGTTAATTTCATCCAGGTGAGTTCAATTGAGATTAAGTCTCATCTTCAACAGATAAGGACAAGttgttgcaaaaaacaaaaaacatcagaagGTTCCAAGATGCATATCAGCGTATTATGCTGGGCAGATTCAATCCATCAAAAGCAGGATGaaattttattgtgttaaacaataacaataattttgTAGATGCTtaaataagctttttaaaagGCCTCATTAAAACCAAGCTGGACAACTTGAGAGTACTTGCAAAATGTTCCAAGTAGGTGAAACATCTCTAAAAAACCTCAATTAGACCGATCTTGCTCATCCTTTTCTCTGCGTCTCTGGACAAGGAGTGGAAATTGGTTATGTAACCAGTTTGCTTCATTACGCCACGTGTTGGTGTAACGTTGGGAAAAGATGTTTAACCACATAAAAAGTCAAGTCACACTATTGACAGAAGGAACAGCGTCTGCAAATAAGCCAATGCCGCTATCAGGGGAATGGAATGCTacgtgtgtttttgtgaaacgTTGTTGAGTTGCTGTTTCCCACTGTGCAGAGCTGATTGCGTGTAGTTCCAATATTGCCAGCTTTATATATGTGTTAACAAAATGAGCgtaagagaggaagagagagcagTCGTTTGTTTACCAAGTGGTTCGGTTTGTGGCCACACACCAATTTGTTGGTTCTTCAAAGGtcactctgttgttttttgtttgttgtttgtttttttttacttatgctTACTAACGCTCATTATTGCAAAGTCAGAatgaattgcttttttttattttattttttttttaagattcaaATTCACTTCTTTAGGTAAACGTAAACGATGACGTGCAGACTGTGATAGTTGTAGAGGATGTACGCACAGTGCTATGTAAACATGATTTCTTGCTTACAGATTGTAAatgattgttgttgtttaaattaTTGACTGGAAACTAGATATGCAAACAGATGTGAAGCTGTGGGGAGAAAGTAATTACTAAACTTATTAACTGCTTGTTCCGCTCCTGACAACAACAACTGCTGTCTAGTGTTTGAGATAACTTCCAGTTTTGCATCCTCCTAGAAAGGTCGCTGATGTCCTCTTGAAATGATTTAGGTTGATCAGTCAATTTTGAGGAGATGTTCATGACGTTGTTTCCCGTTTCTTCAGATTGTGACTCGATGTGATGCTTTTTGAGGCCTTTTTGCTTTAAGCCTGTCATTATTAGCACTAAATCAatgataaattataaatgaaaacTAGTTGGATCGTTTCCATTTACATGactgtttgtttctcttgtgtctctctctgtctccacCAAAGAGTGGATGACAAAAAGCTTCAGTTTAGTCTCAaccggattttttttttgaagcatgAATGTCCGTCTTGTTTTGCAGGTGTTCGTCTGAGAGGGccaaagcagcagctctgagttTCCTGCCCATCCTGACATGGCTGCCGTCCTACCCGGTGAAGCAGTACCTTTTGTCCGATGTGATCTCTGGTCTCAGTACAGGAGTTGTGCAGCTCCCACAAGGTCAGTACCCCGCGGTTCGCCGAGCGCCCAGACATCTGGAGCTGTTTGGGTGTGAAAATCCCAGCTGCAGAACACGcgagggtttttgtttttgactccacgctgtctttgttttttcactctGCTGGTTTGACGATGTGAAGTAATCGCTTGGCTTCCTGGTCTTTGTGTTGAAACCTctgatttttctctctgctccGCAGGCCTGGCCTACGCTCTCCTGGCTGCGGTGCCTCCAGTTTATGGCCTTTACTCCTCGTTCTACCCCGTTCTGCTGTACACCTTCTTTGGCACGTCCAGGCATGTGTCCATGGGTAAGATGTCTTACGTGGAGCCTTTCCTGCTGAGTCATAAATCCGAGCTGCGTTGCGAAATACAAAGCTCTGTTGGATTGTCAACACACAGTCGTGGATTTTTTCCACTGGTGCTTAGAACCTTCTTGGATCTGTGACAAATTAAATAACATGACATTAACACCATTTTTAGTTTAGATGGCAACAGTTTGCATGGAGGTCCAAAACCTGACCTCCATGCAAATGCTTAAAATGCACCAATTAATTTCTAAAAGTGGAACGTTACCCCATGTTTTATAATttgacattcatttttatttatttatttttttcagtttaccTCCAACAAATTTTTAGTTTTGAGCACATGATCTAATTTCTGctgtattaaaaacattttttgttgttgtttttactttttcttataGACGCATTAACATAATCAGCAACTTAAATTCGGTTCTGTGTTGTCAGTTTTGGGGACGGTGTAATTTTTTCCATTGAAATAAAATCGGACAGGTTACCATGAGGCAATTTAtgtgtagttttaaaaaaaatgaattttcatACTTCGCTTAGAGCACTCATATACAATCCTTAGCATGCTCCCATTAGGAAAGTAGAATCTTGTCTATGTCATCATGTCCATTTATCAACTTgtattaaatctaaataataagACAATATCTCACCGTCCATTTCCCCTCTTTACATTTACCATTTCAACAACAATAAGGCTTTCTCAGTTGTAGCAGTTGACTCGATGTGGGCAAAAATGCACAATAGTTAACTGGATTTCATCTTTGGTGAAATAGTTCTTGGAAAAGAGAGTCTTGTGGTTTATTAGTCGTTTATTAGTCTCATGTTGTTTGGCAGGCTTCCTAACCTAATTTAATGCAAGATGCTGGTAGATGAAAGCTGTGCTCTGGTAGGGAGCTTGATGTTCTGCAGACTGGGTGTTGTTCATTGATAAATTATgataaaagatgaagaagaaatgtttctgttccaCCGCAACTGTTGTGCCCACTGATGATGTAACCGGCGCTATTGTATCTCATTGACCACAACTTGCCACTTGTCTCTTCTTCCTGTCTGTGCAAAGTGGCACAGAGTCGTCTCACCACGTCTGTTGACGAATGAGGGCAGTAACCTCGTTTTGAGTGAAACAAGTTGACGTAACGCTGCTGTGAATTCACAACAGAAAGCGAGCGACCTCGCTGTGAAATGGCGCCTGCCCAAAGTTTCTGCTGATGAGCAGCATGACGCGGTCATAACGATACCTCTAAATCTGGAAGACGTCGAGAGGGGAATGACTGGGCAGTGGTCCAAGAGCTGGGTCGGGTGGCCTCCACTCTGAAAAGCTGTGTTAGTTTAACCCCATTAGCTGGCGTTGGAAAGGCCGTGCAGCTCCAGGCATGAAAAGAAGTTTAGCTGAGGTGAAGCACGTTCCCGACTGTTTGGGTCTGTGTGAACATCAGCTCTGATAACGGACTGGGCTGGTGATAAGGAAAGAACATTTTTGCATAATCTGTCTGTGCAAAACTTTTCGGAGACTTTCGCAATTGTGAAGGTCTTAAGCAGTgctgcacaaaattattcacattcaTATTTTCCCTCATTCTGCCATAATTTACcatattttttagattatattaaattatttacattatcACACTTATGtctatatatttttcatatatattttatattgctTATAGTATATATTTGTATACACTTGTAGCATGTCAATGTAGGATGTTGAAGCAtgtcaataaataataacaattttCAGTCTATTAGAATTTTATGTAAACATGAAAGGGAcgtatttacataaaattatttttgatttttaagcaaattactatttttaaaaaataaaaattgctatTAATTTACATCCTAAAGATGCAGAGTTACCATTTTTGGGTAATTaaattataaagaaataaataaaaaggttgggggcTTGTACACCAATAGGGTATAGTTGGGATCAATCAAGATCATTTTATTGATTCCCACAGGGATATTATTTTGGCCAAGTAacataaattcaattaaaagtaTACTTagatcaaatacattttattttacttactttATCTCAATATCCAGTCAGCCAAAGCATCAACTGTGTATTACTCCACTGACGGTACAATACAGTGGTCCAGGTAGGATGACATTGAGAATAAATTGAATCATGAAGCACTCAGTCCTGCAGCCTATTGATGACTTTTGGCTACGGCTGCTCCGTCCCCCAGCCAGGATGGAGTGAAGGAGGTGAATGTTACGGATCGGGTCGCTCTGTGCCTTCCTCCAGTCCAGGCTCCTCACTACGAACAAACCAGCCCTGCAGATTATTTTGTCCTGTTCTTCCCCAGCAGACAACAGGATACAGGACAGCACTCCCAAACACCCGATTTGTCAAACATGTGAAAGAGCATTTCGAAACGCGTTGTAAGATTTTATCCTGCGAAGAAAGTGTGGAGGACTCCGACTATTTAATGTTTCAGTATACCCTTTCAAGCGCGAGGCTTGGAATAGTGGTGGCCACGTGTTCAAACCTGGAAAAACCAGTGCCATGAGGCAGGTTTGCCATTTTCACACAAGCATCTCTGAAATAACCCCAACAGTACGGTTATGGCTAGACTGCATAAAAATGCTGCTTATTAACTTAAAAAGTTGACCTGGTTAAACAGAACAGtaattaaaaactatttcaaaactGTACTGTTTAACGCAGGCaaattaagtcaaaaacaaTGCCAGCTCTTTTGaaagtgtaaataaaagtttatttacacATTACTACTGGTTATTGGTAAAGTATGGCACTTGTAGATCTGACAATTTATAGCACAAAAACTTGACATTTTGAAGTTTAGTCGTAAGTTATTTGCTCACACCTCCAATTTTATTGCATCAGATGCAACTCCAGCTGACAAAATAGACTGACTTAAACATAAACCATCCAGTAAGTTGCAGGTTATCAAATGTTACAGTTCATTCAAAGCACGTGTCCCCAAACGTTAGCTTATAAggatgaacattttgtttttaatgaaagttcAAAGGTcatatttgtacttttgttCATAAGCCACTCCCACTTTGTTGATTTGTCACCATATTAAGGACTTTACCTCACTGTACAGTGAAATTGTGATACAAATAGTGTGCTAAGGCTTTTGTAGCATTTGGGTAACAATTTCTGCACGTCTTTGTTCCATTTGAGGCTAATTTATTCTTTCAGCGTTTGAAGACCTCACCTTGTTGTTCCCTTTAGTAAATGTTTCTccttgtttaaattaaaactggtCCTCAACACGACTTGTGGCCTTTCCACTCAGCTTGGTTCCTCTCTGCAGGACGCTCAGCTCAAACTACCACAGTCTGGTCCAAGTAACAAGACATTAAGATCCCTGGAGGATGAATTACAGCAGATGCCTTTTATTAAAGTGTTGCGTTTCTGACCTGCAGGCACCTTTGCGGTCGTAAGCCTGATGATTGGTGGCGCTGTAGTGAGGGAAGTTCCTGACAACATGGTTACTTTCCCCGCTAATGCCTCCAATTCGTGTTCGACCGACGAGGGTCTCAGTCCCATCAACGCCAGGAGAGTCCAGGTGGCCGTTGTGCTCACCACCATGGTGGGAATCATCCAGGTCAGTCTGGCGAGAACTGGTCAGAAGGAGGGGGTGGGGTTTCTGTTGTTTAGGGAGAGAAATGTTTTCCCACGCTCAAAAAACGTGTGTTTACCCAAAGCAGCAGGCTTAATCGTTCTGGACGCATCACCTTGAcgtgaatgtttttatttcaaacacagCCCTTTCCTTTGTATCTCTTGACTTGTTTCCCTTTTTCCTCCAGTTTGTATTCGGTCTTCTCAGGTTTGGCTTTGTGGCCATCTACCTCACAGAGCCTCTGGTGCGAGGCTTTACCACAGCAGCTGCCGTGCACGTCGTCATCTCCCAGCTGAAGTACTTACTGGGAGTGAAAACGGCGCGTTTCTCCGGGCCCCTCTCTGCTATTTACGTGAGTCTGACAGGAAAAACGTGTCTTCCGTTCGATTAAAGACGCGTGCATGTCTTGCTGCATTGTCgctcttttctgtttctgcagagcGTTAAAGAGGTATTTAGTCAAATCAGACAGACAAACATTCCCAGTCTCCTCCTGGGCCTTTCTTGCACCGTGTTTCTGTACGGGATCAAAGTCCTCAACGAGCGCTTCAAGAAGAATCTGCCTGTTCCCATTCCTGGAGAGATCATTGTGGTTATTGTGTCCACCGGGGTCTCTTATGGAATACCCCTTGAAAAATACAACGTGTCTATTGTCGGGCATATACCATCAGGGTAAGCTAGACTTCAAATGGAACTGTCATAACATCTCAGCTCACAAATATTTACACACCCGGTGGGATGTACTGTGAGAGTTTGCTTGTGTTCTCAGGCTCCGCGCTCCTGCTATCCCAGATTTCTCCCTGGCGCTAAATTTGATCCCGGATGCGTTCGCTGTAGCCATTGTAGGATTCTCCATGTGCATCTCTCTTTCTAAGACCTTTGCCTTGAAGTATGGCTACAGCGTGGACGGCAACCAGGTGAGGAGGGGGTGACGAACAAAACACCAGCCATATTGGATCATAATACTTCTGATTTtcaactttgtgtgtgtgtgtgtattgcacacagagtgatatatttcaagtgtttaatTCAGTTAATCTTGATTATTACTTCTAGGTCATGAAAATCTAAGTCAGTTTGcctgtaaataaattaaatgacagGGTGTCCGCACGtccttaaaagttttaaatgtgtgcGTCTAAagttaaggccttaaaatgtcctcaattaatttttaaaaagcacccAGGAACAAACCACTCTCCTTTTAGATTACCACTGTGAAGTGTTATTACAGTCTGTGCTTAACAATCTCCAGTCCTGACATCGAACAGATAACCGTTTAAAATTTGACTGCCGATCCGTCTTCTATTTTCCCCGTCTTCTCTCAGGAGCTGATCGCACTCGGCCTCTGCAACTTCTTGAGCTCCTTCTTCCACACCTTCGCCATCACCTGCTCAATGTCCAGGAGTTTGGTGCAGGAGAGCACAGGAGGAAAAACACAGGTGAGATGAAACGCTGCCACCACAGGAGCCTTAAGGTTATCTCAGCTATATTGGTGCCATAAATCCATTAGCAGTGCAACAGATAATGCTCACAAAGCTTTTCCTGTGTTTTCGCTCAGATCGCAGGACTGCTGGCTTCTCTCATGGTGCTGCTGGTCGTGTTGGCCATCGGTTTCGTCTTCCAGCCGCTCCCTCAGGTATGTGAAGTCGTTATCTTGACGGGTTTCTGAGCCGAATGACTTCgatctgatttctttttctctttttttttttcttttcagaccGCACTGGCAGCTATCATCATAGTCAACCTGGTGGGGATGTTCAAGCAGTTCCGAGATATTCCCCCTCTGTGGAGGACCAGCAAGATTGAACTGGTGAGCTTTTAAGTCgctttcaaataataaaaaataaaattgtcgTTTTTAAATCAGCATAGCTGACTGGAAGCATATTTTTAGCAAGTTGACGTGAGTCTGAGGCTGTGCATCATTAATATCctctttttcatttccatgtAGGATGAGGCCTAGCTGCCCCGcctgttgttttcctttcatgCTAGACACATAGCCGCTGTTactttctgtttgaaaatgGCCCACAAAGTGCTGGGAGCACTTCCTCTTTGTATTTGTTCCCATGACAACATATCTCCACTCTAATCCTTCCTAATTATTCCTGTTCGGATGGATGTTTAATCCCCCTTTTTCAGCACAGATGGAAGGACACTGATCATGATCATGTCAATTATGGAGCTCATCACGGCTCAGTTTTCCAACACCAGCTCTGGCAGATTGCCTGTAGATTTTTCAGAGACACCAATAAACTTAATATAATCATCTTGTTCAAAACCAATTATTGGTCACACCGTTATAAATAAGAGTGCTGCGACGCAGTCTGTGCTGTCAGAAAGTCTAGAATAAGCCTGACTTGTGTATTTattaagaaaacagttttacGACGTGGATGGATACGACGAGAACAAGTCATATTCTACTGGAGAGGAGTTGTGGAAATTACTTTGACTTGACAGTTGT
This region includes:
- the slc26a5 gene encoding prestin isoform X2: MEPEEASAQEDAGSRLMLRVERPVYDEEFLGTQLLHRKQNSTSFRQKLADKFRCSSERAKAAALSFLPILTWLPSYPVKQYLLSDVISGLSTGVVQLPQGLAYALLAAVPPVYGLYSSFYPVLLYTFFGTSRHVSMGTFAVVSLMIGGAVVREVPDNMVTFPANASNSCSTDEGLSPINARRVQVAVVLTTMVGIIQFVFGLLRFGFVAIYLTEPLVRGFTTAAAVHVVISQLKYLLGVKTARFSGPLSAIYSVKEVFSQIRQTNIPSLLLGLSCTVFLYGIKVLNERFKKNLPVPIPGEIIVVIVSTGVSYGIPLEKYNVSIVGHIPSGLRAPAIPDFSLALNLIPDAFAVAIVGFSMCISLSKTFALKYGYSVDGNQELIALGLCNFLSSFFHTFAITCSMSRSLVQESTGGKTQIAGLLASLMVLLVVLAIGFVFQPLPQTALAAIIIVNLVGMFKQFRDIPPLWRTSKIELAIWLVSFVASVLLGLDYGLLAAVAFAIITVIYRTQSPKSSILGHVTDTGLYYDVNTYEEASEYEGIKIFHSNSSIYFANSDRYVNKLKEKTGVNPEELQAAQEAKRKQKKKENKEKNSSIKICAKHKDETEDATQEVVPQSQEMQEVRNGELEDKHGEPTSEEAVFLEPLSSVHSIILDWTAVNFIDSVGAKAIKQVLTFICVGSFAFFLLDALS
- the slc26a5 gene encoding prestin isoform X1 yields the protein MEPEEASAQEDAGSRLMLRVERPVYDEEFLGTQLLHRKQNSTSFRQKLADKFRCSSERAKAAALSFLPILTWLPSYPVKQYLLSDVISGLSTGVVQLPQGLAYALLAAVPPVYGLYSSFYPVLLYTFFGTSRHVSMGTFAVVSLMIGGAVVREVPDNMVTFPANASNSCSTDEGLSPINARRVQVAVVLTTMVGIIQFVFGLLRFGFVAIYLTEPLVRGFTTAAAVHVVISQLKYLLGVKTARFSGPLSAIYSVKEVFSQIRQTNIPSLLLGLSCTVFLYGIKVLNERFKKNLPVPIPGEIIVVIVSTGVSYGIPLEKYNVSIVGHIPSGLRAPAIPDFSLALNLIPDAFAVAIVGFSMCISLSKTFALKYGYSVDGNQELIALGLCNFLSSFFHTFAITCSMSRSLVQESTGGKTQIAGLLASLMVLLVVLAIGFVFQPLPQTALAAIIIVNLVGMFKQFRDIPPLWRTSKIELAIWLVSFVASVLLGLDYGLLAAVAFAIITVIYRTQSPKSSILGHVTDTGLYYDVNTYEEASEYEGIKIFHSNSSIYFANSDRYVNKLKEKTGVNPEELQAAQEAKRKQKKKENKEKNSSIKICAKHKDETEDATQEVVPQSQEMQEVRNGELEDKHGEPTSEEAVFLEPLSSVHSIILDWTAVNFIDSVGAKAIKQVIKEYASVDVRVVIAGCNRTVLDELNMLQFFSEELSTNVVFPSVHDAVLRCQCSRSPGASSEA